Sequence from the Rhizomicrobium sp. genome:
AGACCGGACAGCGCATTGGCGATGTGGCCCTGGGCGAACTGCCCCGCCATCCAGCGGTAGTGCACGCGGTCCTTCGGCTCCAGCAGCACCATCACATAGGTCAGGACACCGAACGCCGACGCGGCGAGCAAAAGGCGCAGCGCCACCGCGTCCCAGTTCGCCAGATCGGCCGACAGCCAGGCGTCGAAGCCGGCGACATAGACGCCCATGAAAGCCAGGAAGGCCAGCCACACCAGCGGGCCGTTGCGCATCTTGAGCTCGAGCCGCATCTCGCGATAGCAGCCGATCAGCGTCCAGCCCGCGAAGATCGCGACCGAGGCAAGCAGGAAAGCCCGCGCGTCGAGGCTGATGCCCCACCACAGGATGAAATCGACCGCCGGCTTGTGCGTCAGCAGCGCGGCGACCGGATCGGCCATGCTCCACACCCAATAGACTACGGCGGCGGCGACGAGGCCGACCATCTGATAGACGAAGATCTCGAAGCGCGAATGGTTCTGGCCGCGGCCGACCGCCACGAGGCTCGCGAGCAGCGCCGCGGCCTGGGCGATGACGCCGATGGCCAGGTAATAGGCGAGCTCCAGCACGGCCGTCACCGGCCCCAGATGCGTCACGACATTGACGAGGATGAGCGCCAGGCAGATTGCGCCGCCCAGCCAGTTGTAGATCGTGGAGCCGAACAGCTTGCCCCAAGTCATGGTGCCGGCGCCGAGCGAGGAAAGCCGCTGGCCGTCCCAGGTGCGGTCGCGGATCTCACCGACCACACTCAGCGCGGCGCTGCGCGAGCCCCATACCACCACGATCAGATAATAGAGCCAGGACGCGGCCTCCGAGGGAGTCCAATTGTCGCCGACCAGCGCGGTGGCGAAGAAGATCAGCGCCAGCAGCCCGATCATCAGGAGCACGCGGCGCGGCGTCAGTTCCAGCCAGACATTGCGTTCGAATTCGGGATTCACCGGCCCACCTGCGCGAAATAGGCGTCTTCCAGCGCCTTGCTCGATTCCGAAAAGCTCGCGACGTCGAAGCCGGCGCCGATCAGATCGCGCAGCAACTTGGCGCGCGCCCCGGCATTGCGCGTAAACGCGATCAGCGCGTGGTTCTGGTCGGCCTCGACCACGTCGGCGCCCTTGCCCGCGAGGAAGTCCTTGAGGTCGCTACGCGCCGTGGCGAGCTCGATCATGTAGCGCGGGCGCGCGTCGTCGCGCACCTTGATCGCCTTGCCGCCGGCGATTCTGCCGTTCTCGATGATGACCATCTCCGAGCAGTAATCCTCGAGCTCGGCGAGGATGTGCGAGGAGACGACCAGCGTCATGCCGGTGTCGCGCAGCGCGATCAGCAGCGCGGAGAGATCGCGCCGTGCCTGCGGGTCGAGCCCGGCGGCCGGCTCGTCCAGCAGGAGCACCTTGGGCTCGTGCACGATGGCTTGGCCGATGGCGAGGCGCTGGCGCAGGCCACGCGACAATTCGCCGGCCCGCGATTCGAGCCGGTCCAGCAGCCCGACGCGGCCGGCCGCCTTCTCGACCGCCGCGGCAGTGAGCGCCGAGGCGATGCCGTGCGAACGCGCCGCGTAGATCAGGCACTGGCGCGCCGTGAGATCGTTGTAGAGGCCATAGAAGTCGGGCAGATAGCCCATGCCGGCATGGATGTCGCGCGGCGCCTGGGTCGTATCCAGGCCGTTCACCAGGACCCGCCCGGAATAGGGGTATTCGAGCGCCGCCAGGCAGCGCAGAAGCGTCGTCTTGCCCGCCCCGTTGGGGCCGACCAGAGCGGTGATCGTGCGGTCGGCGACCTTCAGCGACACGCCCTTCAAGGCCCGCGCGTTCGGGTATTCGTAGACGAGGTCCTCGACTTCGATCATGGACGAGCGCGTTTCCCAGGGCGGAACAAGACCTATCATATCGGGCGGCACTATGACGGAATAGCGGCATGACTCGCGGCGGCATCTTCGCAAGGCTGGGACTGGGCACGGTGCAGTTCGGTCAGGCCTATGGAATATCGAACGCAACGGGCCGCGTGCCGGCCGACGGCGTCGGCGCGATCCTGCGCCGGGCGGCCTCGGCGGGCCTGCGCACGCTCGACACCGCGGCCGGCTATGGCGAGGCGGAAGCCGTGCTGGGCGCGAACAGCGGTCTTACTGCTTCGTTTCGCATCGTGACCAAGACCATCGCCCTTAAGAACGGGCTCGCCGCCGTCGTGGCGCGGGCGCGGCAATCGGCCGAAACCTTGGGGCGCAAGCCGGTCGATCTGCTGCTGGTCCACGCGGCACAGGATCTGGTGGGCGCGGAGGGCAAGACGCTGTGGCACGCCTTGCTGAACCTGCGCGAGGAAGGCCTGTTCGGCGGCATCGGAATCTCGGCCTATGTCGCGGACGATCCCGTCGCGCTGGCGCGGCGCTTCCGGCCCGACGCGATGCAGATACCGGCAAGCCTGCTGGACCAGCGCCTGATCCGAAGCGGCGCGCTCGGCGCCATCAAGGATCTCGGCGTCGAGATCCACGCCCGGTCGATCTTCCTGCAGGGCCTGCTGTTCCTCTCGGAGGACAAGCTGCCGCCGAAGCTTCGCCCGGCGGCGCCGCATCTGGGCGCCTTGCGCGCGCGGATCGCCGTGGCCGGATCGACCCCGCTGGCCGCCGCCCTCGCCTTCGCTTTGAGCCGGCCCGAGATCGATGTCGCGCTGGTCGGCGTGACCGCGCCGGCGGAATTCGAAGAGATTCTCGACGCGGCGGCGCATCCCGCACCCGAACTCGATTGGAGCGCCTGCGCGCTCGACGACGAGATCGTGCTCACGCCGTCGCGCTGGTGAGCGGCTAGCCGCGGTTCTCCAAGAACCAGCGATACGTATTCCTGATCCCGTCGCTCAGGTCGATGCGGGGCGTCCAGCCGAGCGCATTGAGCTTGGACACGTCGAGAAGCTTTCTCGGCGTACCGTCGGGCTTGCTCGTGTCGTGCACGATCGAGCCCGTGAAACCAACGGTCTTTGCCACGAGCCTCGCCAGGTCGGCGATGGCGATGTCCTCGCCGGTGCCGACATTGACGTGCTGCGCGCCGGAATAAACCTTCATCAGATGGACCAAGGCGTCGGCGCAGTCGTCGACATGAAGGAATTCGCGCCGCGGCGTACCGGTGCCCCAAATCAACAGCTCTGGCGCACCGGAATTCTTGGCCTCATGCGCCTTGCGCAGCAGCGCGGGCAGGACATGACTGGACTGCAAATCGAAATTGTCGAACGGCCCGTAGAGATTGGTCGGCATCGCGGAAATGAAATCGCAGCCATATTGGCGACGATAGGCTTCCGCCAGCTTGAGCCCGGCGATCTTGGCGATCGCATACCATTCGTTTGTCGGCTCCAGCGGCCCGGTCAGGAGCCGGTCCTCGCGGATCGGCTGCTCGGCCAATTTGGGATAGATGCAGCTCGAGCCGAGAAACAGGAGCTTTTCCACGCCCGCCAGGCGGGCCGCCTCGATGATATTCGTCTCGATCACCAAATTCTGGTGCAGGAATTCCGCGGGATAGGAATCGTTGGCAAGAATGCCGCCGACCCTGGCAGCCGCGAGAAAGACGGCATGCGGGCGATTTTGGCGCAGCCAGGCCGCGACCGCGTGCTGGTCGAGCAGATCGAGCTCGGATCTCGCGACCGTCTGCACGATACAATTCTCGCTTGCGAGCCGGCGAACGATCGCCGAACCCACCATTCCGCGATGGCCGGCAACCCAGACGCGCTTTCCAGCGAGCGAAAACGGCTTCGATTCGGATGCGGCTGACATCGGCTCAATCGCGCCGGTTGTTGCGGTCTTCGCGGGCGACCGCATCGAGATCGGCCTTCATCATTTCAGAAACGAGCTGCGAGAATGTCGTTTCGTGCCGCCAGCCCAATTTCTGATGTGCCTTGCGCGGATCGCCGAGGAGCTGGTCGACCTCCGTCGGCCGAAAATAGTGCGGGTCGACCCGCACGACGACCGTTCCCGTCTTGGCATCCACGCCGACTTCTTCCGCCCCGGCGCCGGACCACGCGATCTTGCGGCCGACATGGGCGAATGATGCCTCGACGAACTCCCGGACCGAATGCATCTCGCCCGTCGCCAATACAAAATCGTCGGGTTCGGGCTGCTGCAGCATCAGCCACATGCCCTTGACGTAGTCGCGCGCATGTCCCCAATCGCGCAACGAATCCAGATTGCCGAGGTAGAGGCATTCCTGCAGACCGTGCTCGATCGCGGCGACCGCGCGGGTGATTTTCCGCGTGACGAAAGTCTCTCCCCGAAGCGGGCTTTCATGGTTGAACAGGATGCCGTTCGAGGCATGCATGCCATAGGCTTCTCGATAGTTCACCGTAACCCAATAGGCGTAAAGCTTCGCGGCGCCATAAGGCGAACGCGGATAAAAAGGGGTCGTTTCGCGCTGCGGCACTTCCTGTACCTTGCCGTACAGCTCCGATGTCGAGGCCTGGTAGAACCGCGTCGTCTTGGACAGTTCGAGAAGTCGAATGGCCTCCAGAAGGCGAAGCGTTCCGATCGCGTCGGCGTTTGCCGTGTATTCCGCCGTCTCAAAGCTCACATGCACATGCGATTGCGCCGCCAGATTGTAGATCTCGTCGGGCTTGGTCTCCTGCACGATGCGGATGAGGTTCGTCGAATCCGTCATGTCGCCGTAGTGGAGATGCAGCCTCGGATGGGCCTCATGGGGGTCCTGGTAGAACCGGTCGATGCGCCCCGTATTGAACGACGAGGAGCGTCGCTTGACGCCGTGAACCTCGTAGCCCTTCTGGAGCAGGAGTTCCGTCAGATAGGCACCGTCCTGGCCGGTAATACCCGTGACAAGAGCGGTTTTTTTGTTCTCGGCCAAGATCATGCCCCAACACATCCCGCGCCGCTAAATCGTGGTGAACGCCGCAGCTTGAATGTGCAATAGACAGTAAACGGATTTTCGACAAGCGCCAAAGCGCCCCGGCCGGCGCGCCTGGCGCTCAGTCATAGGCCATCTGCAGAAGCGCTTGCAGCCCGCGCACGTCGAGCGCCTCGGGATTGGTGTCGCTGGAGTAGGAAAACCCTTCCGGAACGGGCACCGCGCCGCGCGCCAGATAGGCTTCGCGAGCCGCGGTGGCGAAGCTCGCGAGGATGACATAGCGGTCGTTGTGATCGACGGTCCAGTGCGAATCGTCCGCCGGGATCATCGTCTCGTGCAGCTTCTCGCCGGGTCGGATGCCGACGATCTTCTGCGCGTGCTTGGGGCTGATCAGCCTGGCAAGATCGGTGATCGTGGTGGAGGCGATCTTCGGCACGTAGATCTCGCCGCCCCGCATCATCTCCATGCTGGAGAGCACGAAATTCACGCCCTGGCCGAGCGTGATCCAGAACCGGGTCATCCTGGGATCGGTGATCGGCAGGCTGTCGGCGCCGTCCGCGATCAGCTTGCGGAAGAACGGCACGACCGAGCCCCTGGAGCCGAAGACGTTGCCATAGCGCACGACGGAAAATTTCGTCCCATCCGCGCCGGCGAGGTTGTTCGCGGCGACGAAGATCTTGTCGGAGGCGAGCTTGGAGGCGCCGTAGAGGTTCACCGGGTTCGCCGCCTTGTCGGTGGACAGCGCGATGACCTTCTTCACGTTCCGGCGCAGGGAGGCGTAGACGATGTTTTCGGCGCCGAACACGTTGGTCCGGATGCACTCGAACGGGTTGTACTCGGCGGCCGGCACCTGCTTCAGCGCGGCGGCATGGACGATGTAGTCGACATCCCGGAAGGCAAGGTCGAGGCGGTCGCGGTCGCGGACATCGCCGATGAAATACCGGATGAAAGGATATTGCGACATCGGGAACTCGAGCTGCATGTCGGACTGCTTGAGTTCGTCGCGCGAATAGATGATCACGCGCCGGGGCTTGTAGCGCGCCACGACGGTCTTCAAGAAGTGCTTGCCGAAGGAGCCGGTGCCGCCCGTAACCAGCACGGACTTGTCGTTCAGATCGAGCCAGGGCTGGCTGAAGTCGCGAAACAGCGGTGGCGGCGCGGCGGGGGGCGGCTCGGATGCGAACTGCGTGCGCGCGAAGGCGACGGCAGGTTTGCTCATGGGCTCGGGGTCCTTTTCGACCTTTGCAGTCTCCCCAAACGTGCTT
This genomic interval carries:
- a CDS encoding ABC transporter ATP-binding protein encodes the protein MIEVEDLVYEYPNARALKGVSLKVADRTITALVGPNGAGKTTLLRCLAALEYPYSGRVLVNGLDTTQAPRDIHAGMGYLPDFYGLYNDLTARQCLIYAARSHGIASALTAAAVEKAAGRVGLLDRLESRAGELSRGLRQRLAIGQAIVHEPKVLLLDEPAAGLDPQARRDLSALLIALRDTGMTLVVSSHILAELEDYCSEMVIIENGRIAGGKAIKVRDDARPRYMIELATARSDLKDFLAGKGADVVEADQNHALIAFTRNAGARAKLLRDLIGAGFDVASFSESSKALEDAYFAQVGR
- a CDS encoding aldo/keto reductase — translated: MTRGGIFARLGLGTVQFGQAYGISNATGRVPADGVGAILRRAASAGLRTLDTAAGYGEAEAVLGANSGLTASFRIVTKTIALKNGLAAVVARARQSAETLGRKPVDLLLVHAAQDLVGAEGKTLWHALLNLREEGLFGGIGISAYVADDPVALARRFRPDAMQIPASLLDQRLIRSGALGAIKDLGVEIHARSIFLQGLLFLSEDKLPPKLRPAAPHLGALRARIAVAGSTPLAAALAFALSRPEIDVALVGVTAPAEFEEILDAAAHPAPELDWSACALDDEIVLTPSRW
- a CDS encoding GDP-L-fucose synthase, whose amino-acid sequence is MSAASESKPFSLAGKRVWVAGHRGMVGSAIVRRLASENCIVQTVARSELDLLDQHAVAAWLRQNRPHAVFLAAARVGGILANDSYPAEFLHQNLVIETNIIEAARLAGVEKLLFLGSSCIYPKLAEQPIREDRLLTGPLEPTNEWYAIAKIAGLKLAEAYRRQYGCDFISAMPTNLYGPFDNFDLQSSHVLPALLRKAHEAKNSGAPELLIWGTGTPRREFLHVDDCADALVHLMKVYSGAQHVNVGTGEDIAIADLARLVAKTVGFTGSIVHDTSKPDGTPRKLLDVSKLNALGWTPRIDLSDGIRNTYRWFLENRG
- the gmd gene encoding GDP-mannose 4,6-dehydratase: MAENKKTALVTGITGQDGAYLTELLLQKGYEVHGVKRRSSSFNTGRIDRFYQDPHEAHPRLHLHYGDMTDSTNLIRIVQETKPDEIYNLAAQSHVHVSFETAEYTANADAIGTLRLLEAIRLLELSKTTRFYQASTSELYGKVQEVPQRETTPFYPRSPYGAAKLYAYWVTVNYREAYGMHASNGILFNHESPLRGETFVTRKITRAVAAIEHGLQECLYLGNLDSLRDWGHARDYVKGMWLMLQQPEPDDFVLATGEMHSVREFVEASFAHVGRKIAWSGAGAEEVGVDAKTGTVVVRVDPHYFRPTEVDQLLGDPRKAHQKLGWRHETTFSQLVSEMMKADLDAVAREDRNNRRD
- the pseB gene encoding UDP-N-acetylglucosamine 4,6-dehydratase (inverting), yielding MSKPAVAFARTQFASEPPPAAPPPLFRDFSQPWLDLNDKSVLVTGGTGSFGKHFLKTVVARYKPRRVIIYSRDELKQSDMQLEFPMSQYPFIRYFIGDVRDRDRLDLAFRDVDYIVHAAALKQVPAAEYNPFECIRTNVFGAENIVYASLRRNVKKVIALSTDKAANPVNLYGASKLASDKIFVAANNLAGADGTKFSVVRYGNVFGSRGSVVPFFRKLIADGADSLPITDPRMTRFWITLGQGVNFVLSSMEMMRGGEIYVPKIASTTITDLARLISPKHAQKIVGIRPGEKLHETMIPADDSHWTVDHNDRYVILASFATAAREAYLARGAVPVPEGFSYSSDTNPEALDVRGLQALLQMAYD